One genomic window of Psychrobacillus sp. INOP01 includes the following:
- a CDS encoding PPC domain-containing DNA-binding protein, with product MSKIRVNFAVGQFGKVVGARLVYGTDLLEGIEELCKVNGIQSATILSCFGSFQRSGFVYLIPSVNSPIGVGYNNLVVKEGPIEFLQGTGVVCQRDGQFETHFHGTICDQNGNIFGGHFIKGENPVITVDLVLAETVDMEFRRQFDEETGANQFYPVETNKETPNELLK from the coding sequence GTGTCAAAAATAAGGGTAAATTTTGCTGTAGGGCAATTCGGTAAGGTGGTAGGTGCACGTTTAGTTTATGGAACTGACCTACTTGAAGGGATAGAGGAACTGTGTAAAGTAAATGGAATTCAATCAGCTACGATTCTTAGTTGTTTTGGTAGTTTTCAAAGGAGTGGATTTGTTTATTTGATTCCGAGCGTTAATTCGCCTATAGGTGTAGGATACAATAATCTTGTTGTAAAAGAGGGACCAATTGAGTTTTTGCAGGGTACAGGAGTTGTGTGCCAAAGAGATGGTCAGTTTGAAACACATTTTCATGGCACAATATGTGACCAAAATGGTAATATTTTTGGTGGTCATTTTATTAAAGGTGAAAATCCTGTAATTACAGTAGACCTAGTGTTAGCAGAAACTGTTGATATGGAGTTTCGGAGACAGTTTGACGAAGAAACAGGGGCTAATCAGTTTTATCCGGTAGAAACGAATAAAGAAACACCTAACGAGCTACTTAAGTGA
- a CDS encoding pyridoxal phosphate-dependent aminotransferase, with protein sequence MEFSNRLKNLPTQFFATLVKKVGDAVLEGRDVINLGQGNPDQPTPNHIVQALQKAAANPLNHKYSPFRGTGDFKKAAANFYKREYNVDIDPETEVAVLFGTKIGLVELPLALMNENDLMLLPDPGYPDYLSGVGIANVEFNTMPLIEENNFLPDYSSLTEEQKQKAKLMYLNYPNNPTGAIATLEFFQETVTLAKETDIAIVHDFAYGGIGFDGVKPVSFLQAEGAKEVGIEMYTLSKTYNMAGWRVGFAVGNAKIIEAINIIQDHLFVSLFPAIQDAATIALNDSQECVKELVDLYEGRRNALIESCNSIGWQVNAPKGSFFAWLPVPDNYSSEAFADLLLKEADVAVAAGNGFGVYGEGYVRVGLLVDEERLKEAITRIGELNLF encoded by the coding sequence ATGGAATTTTCAAACCGTTTAAAAAATTTACCTACACAGTTTTTTGCTACGCTAGTAAAAAAAGTAGGAGATGCAGTTCTTGAAGGTAGAGATGTGATTAATTTAGGACAGGGTAATCCTGATCAGCCCACACCCAATCATATTGTACAAGCACTACAAAAAGCTGCAGCTAATCCACTAAATCATAAGTATAGCCCATTTCGTGGAACTGGAGATTTTAAAAAAGCTGCGGCCAATTTCTATAAACGAGAATATAATGTTGATATTGACCCTGAAACTGAGGTCGCTGTTTTATTTGGAACTAAAATTGGTTTAGTAGAGCTTCCGTTAGCACTGATGAATGAAAATGACTTAATGTTGCTTCCTGACCCTGGCTATCCTGATTATTTATCAGGGGTGGGAATTGCAAATGTTGAGTTTAACACGATGCCATTAATCGAAGAAAATAATTTCCTACCTGATTACAGCTCTTTAACTGAGGAGCAAAAACAAAAAGCGAAACTAATGTACTTAAATTATCCTAATAACCCTACTGGCGCTATTGCTACACTAGAGTTTTTCCAGGAAACTGTTACTTTAGCAAAAGAAACTGATATTGCTATTGTTCATGATTTTGCATATGGAGGAATTGGCTTCGATGGCGTGAAGCCAGTAAGTTTTTTACAGGCAGAAGGTGCGAAAGAAGTTGGCATAGAGATGTATACTCTATCCAAAACTTATAATATGGCCGGCTGGAGAGTTGGTTTTGCTGTAGGAAATGCTAAAATTATTGAAGCTATTAATATAATTCAAGATCATCTATTTGTAAGTCTCTTCCCTGCTATTCAAGATGCGGCAACCATAGCGCTGAATGATAGTCAAGAATGTGTAAAGGAATTGGTTGATTTATATGAAGGTAGAAGAAATGCCCTGATCGAATCTTGTAACAGTATTGGTTGGCAGGTAAATGCACCCAAAGGTTCCTTCTTCGCATGGTTACCTGTTCCCGATAATTATTCGAGTGAAGCTTTTGCAGATTTACTCTTGAAAGAAGCAGACGTAGCTGTTGCTGCTGGTAATGGATTTGGTGTATACGGTGAAGGATATGTTCGAGTGGGTCTATTAGTCGATGAAGAACGATTAAAAGAAGCAATTACACGTATTGGAGAGCTTAATTTATTTTAA
- a CDS encoding carbon-nitrogen family hydrolase, which produces MRIACVQLNIAFGNQKENFRKVEEKIRKAAMLNAEIVVLPEMWNTGYDLTNLEEIADVNGEETKNLLTRLAKELHIHIIGGSVSTKKDNQFFNTMYTVNNTGKLIAEYDKAHLFKLMDEHLYLAAGSNKNIFTLNDVEMGGVICYDLRFPEWFRVHSLAGAKVIFVPAQWPATRVDHWKILLQARAIENQCYIVAVNRVGDDPNNSFNGNSMVIAPWGEVLWVGADEETIGLVDINIEEVEEVRKRIPVFKDRRVDIY; this is translated from the coding sequence ATGAGAATTGCATGTGTCCAGTTAAATATAGCTTTTGGTAACCAAAAAGAAAATTTTAGGAAAGTTGAAGAGAAGATTCGAAAAGCAGCCATGTTAAATGCAGAAATCGTAGTACTGCCTGAAATGTGGAATACTGGTTATGATCTAACGAATCTTGAAGAAATAGCTGATGTAAACGGGGAAGAAACTAAAAATCTTCTGACTCGATTGGCAAAAGAGTTACATATTCATATTATTGGTGGTTCTGTTTCAACGAAAAAAGATAATCAGTTCTTTAATACGATGTACACGGTAAATAATACTGGAAAGCTGATTGCTGAATATGACAAAGCACATTTATTTAAATTAATGGATGAACATCTTTACTTAGCAGCAGGATCAAACAAAAATATATTCACCCTGAATGATGTCGAAATGGGTGGCGTTATATGTTATGATTTACGCTTTCCAGAGTGGTTCCGGGTACATTCGTTGGCTGGAGCAAAAGTCATTTTTGTACCTGCACAATGGCCGGCAACTAGAGTTGATCATTGGAAAATATTATTACAGGCTCGGGCGATTGAAAATCAATGTTACATCGTTGCAGTAAATCGAGTTGGAGACGATCCTAATAATTCATTTAACGGAAATTCGATGGTAATTGCACCGTGGGGGGAAGTTCTTTGGGTTGGGGCCGATGAAGAAACAATCGGTTTAGTTGATATCAACATAGAAGAAGTAGAAGAAGTAAGAAAGAGAATTCCTGTATTTAAAGACCGTAGAGTGGATATATATTAA
- a CDS encoding PaaI family thioesterase, with protein MVEKIHAIQDEYPEDFAWCYGCGRMNKEGYHFRTTWDGEQTVTNYEPKEEHIAIPGFVYGGLIGALVDCHGTGSASLALHRKNGFEPGSGETPPRFVTGSLHVDFLKPTPQKVTLKAVGKVEEIHPKKFKVTTEVFAGQELCARGEVIAVLMPATFGKQ; from the coding sequence ATGGTAGAAAAAATTCACGCTATTCAAGATGAATACCCAGAGGATTTCGCATGGTGCTACGGTTGTGGGAGGATGAACAAAGAGGGGTATCACTTTCGCACCACTTGGGATGGGGAACAGACAGTGACGAATTACGAACCGAAGGAAGAACATATTGCGATACCTGGCTTCGTATACGGTGGGCTGATTGGGGCATTAGTCGATTGTCATGGTACAGGGTCTGCTTCACTTGCACTACATCGAAAAAATGGGTTTGAACCAGGTAGTGGAGAAACACCGCCTCGCTTTGTGACTGGTTCTCTGCATGTAGATTTTCTGAAACCAACGCCTCAAAAAGTTACACTAAAAGCAGTTGGCAAAGTGGAAGAAATCCATCCTAAGAAATTCAAAGTCACTACAGAAGTGTTTGCTGGACAAGAGCTCTGTGCTCGCGGTGAAGTTATCGCTGTATTAATGCCTGCAACTTTTGGAAAACAATAA
- a CDS encoding phospholipid phosphatase, whose protein sequence is MDTFLYFLYATLYTVLLVWGLYGIGKFELTKWTSVIYIVILPLIYDNAILATGKWIGEGELLESLNFSRFCLHALITPLLVMYSIGTLQESGIKWAKKKWFVTSGSIYTIGLMVLEFSLEVVGLEIEIVKEYGVISYSNVEEATGPPIMVLLVVLILIVASAILWNKTKWPVFFIGAIVMTIGSAVPINVGSGALTNAFELFLIFTLIWTKRRLITNQLYIK, encoded by the coding sequence ATGGATACTTTTTTATACTTTCTATACGCAACTTTATATACAGTATTATTAGTCTGGGGATTATATGGTATTGGAAAGTTTGAGTTAACAAAATGGACAAGTGTTATATATATAGTCATATTGCCTCTGATTTATGATAATGCAATACTTGCAACAGGTAAGTGGATTGGAGAAGGTGAGTTATTGGAAAGTTTAAACTTCTCTCGTTTTTGCTTACATGCTTTAATTACACCATTACTTGTTATGTATTCTATAGGAACTTTGCAGGAAAGTGGTATCAAGTGGGCAAAGAAAAAGTGGTTTGTTACCTCAGGTAGTATTTATACGATTGGTTTAATGGTATTAGAATTTTCGTTAGAAGTTGTTGGATTGGAAATTGAAATAGTAAAGGAATACGGAGTCATAAGCTACTCAAATGTAGAAGAGGCTACTGGTCCACCAATTATGGTGTTATTGGTTGTTCTTATTCTTATTGTAGCTAGTGCTATCTTGTGGAATAAAACAAAATGGCCAGTTTTTTTTATTGGTGCCATAGTTATGACTATTGGAAGTGCAGTACCTATTAATGTAGGTAGTGGAGCATTGACAAACGCATTTGAGTTATTTTTGATTTTTACATTGATTTGGACTAAACGACGTTTGATAACAAATCAGTTATATATTAAATAA
- a CDS encoding MFS transporter, translated as MLKKFTKEENSWSLYDWGSSAYSIIITTAVFPIFYKASATAGGLDAADSTAYLGYTIAIFTFILAMIGPILGTIADYRGMKKKFFTFFFVLGVTFTTMLAFVPFDNWLLLLIFYTLAALGATGANVFYDGFIVDVTTNERMHKVSARGYGFGYIGSTIPFLLSIIIILLAGQEIIPISTTNASRIAFVITGAWWVIFSIPMFKNVKQIHFIEKDGNIFIESFKRLGNTFKEIRQYRTVFLFLIAYFFYIDGVGTIISMSTAYGSDLGLEPTSLLIVLFATQVVAAPFAILYGKLATKFSEKKMLYVGIIVYIIICTYAFFLDTIVDFWILAMLVATSQGGIQALSRSYFGKLVPKENSNEFFGFYNIFGKFASIMGPLLVGVTAQLTGNSAYGVFSLVILFIIGFIILTRVPEPKEAVPVDELVKA; from the coding sequence ATTTTGAAAAAATTCACGAAAGAAGAGAATAGTTGGTCTCTTTACGATTGGGGCTCTTCCGCCTATTCAATCATCATTACTACAGCTGTTTTTCCTATCTTTTATAAGGCATCTGCAACAGCTGGGGGGCTAGATGCAGCAGATTCCACTGCTTATCTCGGATATACGATTGCCATTTTTACTTTTATACTGGCCATGATAGGACCAATTTTAGGAACAATTGCAGACTATCGTGGGATGAAAAAGAAATTTTTTACTTTCTTCTTTGTATTGGGAGTTACATTTACTACAATGCTAGCATTCGTGCCTTTTGATAATTGGCTGTTATTATTAATTTTTTATACACTTGCTGCACTCGGTGCAACTGGGGCGAATGTCTTCTACGACGGCTTTATAGTCGATGTTACAACCAATGAACGGATGCACAAAGTATCAGCACGTGGATATGGTTTTGGCTATATAGGCTCAACTATTCCTTTTTTACTTAGTATCATCATTATTTTGCTGGCGGGGCAAGAGATTATTCCTATTTCAACAACCAACGCTAGCCGAATTGCTTTTGTAATAACTGGAGCATGGTGGGTGATATTCTCTATCCCAATGTTCAAAAATGTGAAACAAATCCACTTTATCGAAAAAGATGGAAATATATTCATAGAAAGTTTTAAACGATTAGGAAATACCTTCAAAGAAATACGACAATACCGAACTGTTTTTTTATTTTTAATAGCTTACTTTTTTTATATTGACGGAGTAGGTACCATTATCTCCATGTCTACAGCTTATGGTTCTGATTTAGGCTTGGAACCTACGAGTTTGCTTATAGTTTTGTTTGCAACACAAGTTGTTGCTGCACCTTTTGCCATACTATATGGAAAATTAGCTACTAAGTTTTCTGAAAAGAAAATGCTTTATGTTGGAATAATTGTTTATATAATTATTTGTACATATGCATTTTTCTTAGATACTATTGTAGATTTTTGGATATTAGCAATGCTCGTGGCAACATCTCAAGGCGGTATACAAGCGCTTAGTAGATCCTATTTTGGTAAATTAGTTCCAAAAGAAAATTCAAACGAGTTTTTCGGGTTTTATAATATCTTCGGTAAATTTGCGTCTATCATGGGACCATTATTAGTAGGTGTTACTGCTCAGTTAACTGGAAACTCAGCGTATGGCGTGTTTAGTTTAGTTATCTTATTTATCATTGGCTTTATCATTTTAACAAGAGTACCAGAACCAAAAGAAGCGGTTCCAGTCGATGAACTAGTAAAAGCGTAA
- a CDS encoding Ppx/GppA family phosphatase, producing the protein METNSKQKAIIDIGSNSIRLVVYSYNRTVGLIEHHNFKTVARLSMHIDAEGNLSEEGIHILIDTLLKFKKILNDISVKNVFAAATAAIRQANNRDIILNEVETQTGIDITLLSAEQEAYYGYLAVIHSTNIQTAVTIDMGGGSTEVTYFENKEIKFLHSFPFGAVSLKKKFINASSITLEEKENLIAYVWEQFHTLPWLSDLQIPIVAIGGSARNLAQVDQQRKNFSLHGIHQYELSGLDLQEISNEFANSTVEDLKKVDGLSSDRTDIIVPALETFRVFMEVVKGTAFIYSKKGLREGVILAQLIKKSPNDFNLNDVTTNAMRHVLGKFNVNENKSLQQYEIFSSIYNTLSEWNYITPLQNNHLLRYAFQLFHIGKKIDQDAYSQHTFYLLTNLTIDGISDRDRLKIALLASYKNKDTFKQYIGPYQHIINNVENKQLRDIGALIRFTKGMDVLGRAHIKNVSINKFFDNIELTFLVAGNYILEQYQAEKLKKHLEKIVHIEVKLKFVNMEEIE; encoded by the coding sequence ATGGAAACTAATAGCAAGCAGAAAGCAATTATAGATATAGGGTCCAACTCTATACGCCTTGTAGTTTATAGTTATAACAGAACAGTAGGTTTAATAGAGCATCATAACTTTAAAACAGTCGCTAGATTAAGTATGCATATAGATGCAGAAGGGAACTTGAGTGAAGAAGGTATACATATATTAATAGATACTTTATTGAAATTTAAAAAAATATTAAATGATATTTCAGTGAAAAATGTGTTTGCTGCGGCTACTGCGGCTATTAGACAGGCAAACAATCGTGACATTATTTTAAATGAGGTTGAAACACAAACAGGCATTGATATTACACTATTATCTGCTGAGCAGGAAGCATACTATGGGTATCTGGCTGTTATCCACTCCACGAATATTCAAACGGCAGTAACGATAGACATGGGTGGAGGAAGTACGGAAGTTACATACTTTGAAAATAAAGAAATAAAGTTCTTACATAGCTTTCCCTTTGGAGCAGTTTCATTAAAAAAGAAATTTATTAATGCTAGTTCCATCACATTGGAAGAAAAAGAAAATCTTATTGCTTATGTGTGGGAACAATTTCACACATTACCATGGTTGTCGGACTTGCAAATACCGATAGTTGCTATCGGAGGAAGTGCACGGAATTTAGCGCAGGTAGATCAGCAACGTAAAAATTTTTCACTGCATGGAATACATCAATATGAGTTGAGTGGGTTGGATTTACAGGAGATTAGCAATGAATTCGCTAATTCAACTGTAGAGGATTTAAAGAAAGTAGATGGACTTTCCAGTGATCGAACAGATATTATTGTTCCTGCATTAGAAACCTTTCGAGTATTTATGGAGGTAGTTAAAGGTACTGCATTTATATATAGTAAGAAGGGTTTGAGAGAAGGAGTTATTTTAGCTCAGCTAATAAAAAAATCTCCGAATGATTTTAATCTAAACGATGTGACAACGAATGCAATGCGGCATGTATTGGGTAAGTTTAATGTAAATGAAAATAAATCACTACAACAATATGAAATTTTTTCATCTATTTATAATACTCTTTCAGAGTGGAATTATATTACTCCCCTCCAAAACAATCATTTACTACGATATGCATTCCAACTCTTTCATATCGGTAAGAAAATTGATCAGGACGCATATAGTCAACATACTTTTTATCTTTTAACTAATTTAACGATTGATGGTATTTCTGATAGAGATCGCTTGAAGATTGCTTTACTCGCATCTTATAAAAATAAGGATACATTCAAACAATATATTGGTCCCTATCAACATATTATTAATAATGTGGAAAATAAGCAGCTTCGAGATATTGGAGCATTAATCCGTTTTACGAAAGGAATGGATGTACTCGGGAGAGCTCATATAAAAAATGTGTCCATTAATAAATTTTTCGATAACATTGAATTGACATTTTTAGTTGCAGGAAATTATATATTAGAACAATACCAAGCTGAAAAATTAAAGAAGCATTTAGAGAAAATAGTTCATATAGAAGTGAAGTTGAAGTTTGTTAACATGGAGGAAATTGAGTGA
- a CDS encoding RNA degradosome polyphosphate kinase, which produces MIIDNTVEKHPFNDYAYYNNREISWLAFNERVLEEAEDESNPLLERLKFLAIFSSNLDEFFMVRVAGLQDQVRAGFNKPENKAGLTPKEQLNRIASITKQLVSRQMKIYKELIEKQLPNHGISLVKYAELSIAQKKELQKQFEEEIFPVLTPIAVDAYRPFPILLSKTMNILVMIEDNQDDIVEQNKIAIVQVPSVLKRFIQVSTEDGSFVAVLLEDVIIEHISKLFHGYHVKHANPFRITRNADLTIHEEGARDLLIEIEKELKKRKWGAVSRLEVKVSEIKPKLLNYLLDELEILPEDVYKIDGPLDVTFLFSYIKIFEGKYMNLFYEPFIPQPPLDIASDEDIFAKVQKQDLFFHHPYESFQPIIDFIEKAADDPSVLAIKQTLYRVSGNSPVILALKRAAENGKQVTVLVELKARFDEENNVQWAKELEKAGCLVIYGMHNLKTHSKITLVVRRRNNRIEQYVHLGTGNYNDQTARVYTDMGMITANKKIGSDATQFFNFLSGYTDKPNYDKLVVSPYDIRDKFISLIDEEMEYHQAFQNGHIKLKMNSLTDKDLILKLYEASSVGVKVDLIVRGTCCLLPQIPGVSENITVISIVGRFLEHSRIYWFHRNGASRLYLSSADMMTRNMVKRVEILFPVLFPPIKKRVMEILDLELRDTVKARVQDENGKYHFKDKSEGEVDSQQILLERSLKYIPEE; this is translated from the coding sequence GTGATAATTGACAATACGGTAGAAAAACATCCTTTTAATGACTATGCCTATTATAACAACAGGGAAATAAGCTGGCTCGCATTTAATGAGCGGGTGCTCGAAGAAGCGGAAGATGAATCGAATCCTCTTTTAGAACGATTGAAATTTTTAGCTATATTCAGTTCCAATCTAGATGAGTTTTTTATGGTTCGTGTAGCCGGTTTACAAGATCAGGTTCGAGCTGGATTCAATAAACCTGAAAACAAAGCAGGATTGACACCTAAAGAACAGTTAAATCGTATTGCTTCAATAACGAAACAATTAGTATCAAGGCAAATGAAAATCTATAAAGAGCTGATTGAAAAACAACTCCCTAATCATGGTATTTCTTTAGTCAAATATGCAGAATTATCTATCGCTCAAAAGAAAGAATTACAGAAGCAATTTGAGGAAGAAATTTTTCCAGTATTAACTCCAATTGCGGTAGACGCATATCGACCGTTTCCTATATTGTTGAGTAAAACTATGAACATTTTAGTCATGATAGAAGACAACCAAGATGATATTGTTGAACAAAACAAGATCGCAATTGTACAAGTACCATCTGTTTTAAAACGATTTATCCAAGTTTCTACGGAAGATGGTTCATTTGTAGCTGTCCTACTAGAGGATGTCATTATTGAACATATTTCCAAGCTTTTTCATGGGTATCATGTAAAGCATGCAAACCCTTTTAGAATAACGCGAAATGCAGATTTAACTATCCATGAAGAGGGTGCACGAGATCTGCTTATTGAAATAGAAAAAGAATTGAAAAAGCGAAAATGGGGTGCGGTTAGTAGATTAGAAGTAAAGGTGAGCGAGATTAAACCGAAATTATTAAATTATTTGCTGGATGAACTAGAAATATTGCCAGAGGATGTCTATAAAATAGATGGACCCTTAGACGTAACTTTCTTATTTTCCTATATTAAAATATTTGAAGGGAAGTATATGAATCTATTCTATGAACCTTTTATCCCACAACCGCCATTGGATATAGCGAGTGATGAGGATATTTTCGCTAAAGTTCAAAAACAAGATTTGTTTTTTCATCACCCCTATGAATCATTTCAACCAATTATAGATTTTATAGAAAAAGCAGCTGACGATCCTTCCGTTTTGGCTATTAAGCAAACGCTATACCGAGTTAGTGGGAATTCTCCTGTAATTCTTGCTTTAAAGCGCGCTGCAGAAAACGGAAAACAGGTTACTGTGTTAGTTGAGTTAAAAGCACGCTTTGACGAAGAAAATAACGTGCAATGGGCAAAAGAGTTAGAGAAGGCAGGCTGTCTCGTAATTTATGGAATGCATAATTTAAAAACACATTCTAAAATAACATTAGTAGTTCGTAGAAGAAATAATAGAATTGAGCAATATGTACATCTTGGTACAGGAAATTATAATGACCAAACTGCGAGAGTATATACTGATATGGGAATGATAACAGCAAATAAAAAAATTGGTTCAGATGCGACACAATTTTTTAATTTTCTTAGTGGTTATACGGATAAACCAAATTATGATAAATTAGTCGTTTCACCCTATGATATTCGAGATAAATTTATTAGTTTAATAGATGAAGAAATGGAGTACCATCAGGCGTTTCAAAATGGACATATAAAACTAAAGATGAATTCTCTTACAGATAAAGATTTAATATTAAAGCTTTATGAAGCTTCATCTGTTGGAGTAAAAGTTGATCTTATAGTAAGGGGAACATGTTGTTTACTACCTCAAATTCCAGGAGTTAGTGAAAATATTACTGTGATAAGTATTGTTGGAAGATTTTTGGAGCATTCTAGAATTTATTGGTTCCATCGAAATGGCGCTTCTAGATTATATCTTTCTTCTGCGGATATGATGACTCGAAATATGGTGAAACGTGTAGAGATATTATTTCCTGTTCTATTTCCTCCTATTAAAAAAAGAGTAATGGAAATTTTGGATTTAGAGTTACGAGACACCGTAAAAGCTCGAGTCCAAGATGAAAATGGAAAATATCACTTTAAAGACAAATCGGAAGGCGAAGTAGATAGTCAGCAAATTTTGTTGGAAAGATCATTAAAATATATACCAGAAGAATAA
- a CDS encoding TetR/AcrR family transcriptional regulator — MKNRKHQVLLTAQKLFIEKGYVATSVQDIINESKISKGTFYNYFSSKDECIIAIIEAAKEETALKRRELLIQQDIADKDILIQQLIARMKVYKERNLIPLFVVIFHSQDSGLRNVVKENHYEEVKWLARRLVDVFGAKLHKFSVDCAILMLGMIQQLQHPWTIKSRPLATEELIKYIMKRMESFIPDLIDSDEVLIDTFVFDHFYDEVHITKEHVIQLIKTFKETNEKNLKLQEIELIDFIVEELNNSKPRKYLLETVLNSFSNILKDTAHNYEIKEISSNIWQVIDSL, encoded by the coding sequence ATGAAAAACAGAAAACATCAGGTGTTACTGACTGCACAAAAGTTATTTATAGAAAAAGGATATGTAGCTACCTCGGTTCAAGATATTATAAATGAAAGCAAAATTTCAAAAGGTACTTTTTATAATTATTTTTCTTCAAAAGATGAATGCATAATAGCAATAATTGAAGCTGCCAAAGAAGAAACTGCACTTAAAAGAAGAGAGCTGTTAATACAGCAAGACATAGCCGATAAAGATATATTAATACAACAATTGATAGCTCGAATGAAAGTATATAAAGAGAGAAACCTTATCCCTCTTTTTGTTGTAATCTTCCATTCCCAGGATTCTGGTCTTAGAAATGTTGTAAAGGAAAACCATTACGAGGAAGTAAAGTGGTTAGCTAGACGTTTAGTAGATGTTTTTGGAGCAAAGCTTCATAAATTTTCTGTTGACTGTGCTATTTTGATGCTAGGGATGATTCAACAATTGCAGCATCCATGGACTATAAAGTCTAGGCCACTAGCTACAGAGGAATTAATCAAATATATTATGAAGCGGATGGAATCCTTTATCCCTGATTTAATAGACTCTGATGAGGTTCTAATTGATACCTTTGTATTTGATCATTTCTATGATGAAGTCCACATCACAAAAGAGCATGTCATTCAGTTGATAAAAACTTTTAAAGAGACCAATGAAAAGAATTTGAAGTTACAGGAAATTGAGTTAATTGACTTCATTGTGGAAGAATTAAATAATAGTAAACCAAGGAAATATTTATTGGAAACTGTCCTAAATAGTTTCTCCAATATATTAAAAGATACTGCCCACAATTATGAAATAAAAGAAATATCCTCAAATATATGGCAGGTAATCGATTCTCTATAA